The Mesorhizobium sp. M3A.F.Ca.ET.080.04.2.1 genome contains the following window.
ACCTCACCGGCAAGGCCGATCCGGGCGAATTGCGCGACCGCGGCCTCGCCCATGTGCCGGAGGACCGCCATCATGTCGGGCTGGTGCTGGCCTTCGAGGAGAACGAGAATTCGATCCTCGGCTATCACGACGACGAGCGCTATCTGAAGGGGCCGTTCCTCAACGTCGACGCCATCCTGGCCGACGCGAAGGACAAGATCGAGAAATACGACATCCGCCCCGGCAATCCGCGGCTGAAGACCGCCAATTTCTCCGGCGGCAACCAGCAGAAGATCGTGCTGGCGCGTGAGATGGAGCAGGACCCCGGCGTGCTGATCGTCGGCCAGCCGACCCGCGGCGTCGATGTCGGCGCCATCGAGTTCATCCACAAGCGGCTGATCGCCATGCGCGACCAGGGCAAGGCGGTGCTGGTGGTATCGGTCGAGCTCGACGAGATACGCTCGCTCTCCGATCGCATCCTGGTGATGTTTGCCGGCCGCATCGTCGGCGAGCGCGGCCCGGAGGCGACAGAAGGCGAGCTTGGCCTGCTGATGGCCGGTGTCGAGCACCAGGAGGCCGCCGAATGAGCACGCCTTACGCCAAGCTGCCGGCCTGGGCCGATTACGGGCTGATCCCGCTGATCAACCTGTCGGTCGCCTTCGTCGTCGCCGGCTTCGTCGTCATGCTGGTCGGCGAGAACCCGTTCCGCGCCGCCGTCATCCTGGTCGAAGGCGCCTTCGGCAGGGGATCCGGCATCGCCTTCACGCTGTTCTACGCCACCACCTTCATCTTCAGCGGGCTGTCGGTGGCGGTCGCCGTCCATTGCGGGCTGTTCAACATCGGCGGCGAGGGGCAGGGCTACATAGCCGGCCTCGGCATCGGCATCGTCTGCCTCGCCTTCGACAGCATCCTGCCGTGGTGGCTGACCTTCCCGCTGGCGATCATCGCCTCGGCCGGCATGGGTGCGCTATGGGCGCTGATCCCGGCCTATCTGCAGGCCAAGCGCGGCTCGCATATCGTCATCACCACCATCATGTTCAACTTCATCGCCGCCAGCGTCATGGTCTATGCGCTGGTCGACGTCCTGAAGCCGGCCGGCTCGATGGCGCCGCAGACGCGCAACTTCCTGCCCGGCGCGGAGCTGCCGAAGCTCAACTGGATCCTCGAGCTGTTTGGCGCCAAGATCCGCTCGGCGCCGCTCAACGTCTGCTTCCTGCTGGCGCTGGCGATGGCCTTCCTGGTCTGGCTGCTGATCTGGCGCACCCGGCTCGGCTACGAGATGCGCACCTATGGCCACAGCCCGAAGGCGGCGCGCTATGCCGGCATTTCGGAAACCCGCATCATCCTCATCGCCATGGTGCTCTCCGGCGCGCTGGCCGGCATGATGGCGCTCAACCCGGTGATGGGCGACCAGCACAATGTCGCGCTCGACTTCGTCTCCGGCGCCGGCTTCGTCGGCATCGCGGTGGCGCTGATGGGGCGCTCGCATCCGGTCGGCATCGTGCTGGCGGCGATCCTGTTCGGCATGCTCTACCAGGGCGGCGCCGAGCTCGCCTTCGAGATGCCGGCGATCAGCCGCGACATGATCGTCATCATCCAAGGCTTGGTGATCCTGTTCGCCGGCGCGCTGGAGCACATGTTCAGGCCATACATCCAGGCGCTGTTCGCCTCCTTCAGCCCGAAATCGGTCGGCATGCAGGCGGTCAAGGGCAAGGGGGCCTGAGATGGACACTTTCAACGCCATCATCCAGGTGCTGGACTCGACCATCCGCCTCTCGGTGCCGCTGCTGCTCGCCTGCCTCGCCGGCCTCTATTCGGAGCGGGCCGGCATCTTCGACATCGGCCTCGAAGGCAAGATGCTGGTCGGCGCCTTTGCCGGCGCGGCCGCGGCGTCGGTCTTCCATTCCGCCTGGATCGGCCTTGCCATGGCCATCCTGATCGCAATCGCCTTCGCGCTGGTGCACGGCTTTGCCTCGATCACCCATCGCGGCAACCAGATCGTGTCCGGCGTGGCGATCAACTTCGTCGCCGCCGGCTCGACCATCATCCTCGGCCAGGCCTGGTTCGAGCAGGGCGGACGCACACCGGCGCTGCAGCCCGGCGAGCGGTTCGAGGCGATCATCTGGCCGGGCGCCGACGCGGTCAGGGGGGTGCCGATCCTCGGGCCGATCTATTCCGAGCTGATCTCCGGCCATTCGATCCTGGTCTACTTCGCCTTCGCCATGGTGCCGTTCACCTGGTGGGTGCTGTTCCGCACCCGCTTCGGGCTGCGCATGCGCGCGGTCGGCGAGAACCCGGCCGCCGTCGACACCGCCGGCATCTCGGTCGCCTGGCTGCGCTACCGCGCGCTGATCTGCACCGGCGTGCTTACCGGCGTTGCCGGCGCCTATCTCTCCATGGTGCAGAACGGCGGCTTCGTGAAGGACATGACCGCAGGCAAGGGCTACATCGCGCTGGCGGCGCTGATCTTCGCCAAGTGGAAGCCGGTCAACGCCATGTTCGCCTGCCTGCTGTTCGGCTTCCTCGACGCGCTGTCGATCCGCCTGCAGGGCACGCCGCTGCCGATCATCGGCAAGGTGCCGGTGCAGTTCATGCAGGCGCTGCCCTATGTGCTCACCGTCATCCTGCTCGCCGGGTTCATCGGCAAGGCGATCCCGCCGCGCGCCGGCGGTGTGCCTTACGTCAAGGAACGTTGAGATCGAGAGCGCTGAGCATCTGGAAATACTGGGTCTGGGAAGGTTGGGACACATGCGCAGAATTGGCGCGGCCCCGACGCGACCGGCTTTTGAACAAGATCGTCGGAGAGAAGTACTGAATGTCGCATGATCTGTTCAAGGCGGCGAAGGCGGCGATGACGAAGGCCTATGCGCCCTATTCGAAATTTCCGGTCGGAGCGGCGCTGCGCACCGAGGACGGGCGCGTCTTCACCGGCGCCAATGTGGAGGTGGCGTCCTATCCCGAAGGCTGGTGCGCCGAGACCACGGCGCTTGCCCATTATGTGATGGGCGGCGGCGGCAAGATCACCGAGATCGCCGTCATCGCGAAACGCATGGCCAAATGCTCGCCCTGCGGCGGCTGTCGGCAAAGGCTGGCGGAGTTCTGCCGGCCGGACACGAAACTCTATCTCTGCGACAATGGCGGCGTCGTCGAGACAGTGACCATGGGCGACATGCTGCCTTTCGGCTTCAAGGGCGACACATTGATATGAAGGAAGCGCTGGATCATCTGGTCGAGAAACTGGACGGGCTGGCGCCGGCCACGGCCCTTGTGCTGGGCTCCGGCCTTGGCGGCCTGGTCGACCAGGTCGAGGACGCCCGCCGCATTTCCTATGCCGATCTGCCGGGCTTCCCGCGCAGCGGGGTCTCAGGCCACGCCGGCGAGGTGGTGGCAGGGCATTTCGCCGGGACCCCGGTGCTGATGCTGTCCGGCCGCGCGCATTATTACGAGCACGGCAATGCCGCGGCGATGCGCCCGGCGCTGGAGGTGCTTGCCGGTCTCGGCATCTCGCATCTCATCCTCACCAACGCCGCCGGCTCGCTTGATCCGGGGATGGGTCCGGGATCGGTGATGCTGATCACCGATCACATCAATTTCTCCGGCTCCAACCCCTTGATCGGGGAGCCGAGCGACCGCCGTTTCGTCGGCCTCACCGGGGCTTACGATGCCGGGCTGCGCAAGGCGGTCGAGACGGCGGCCGAAGCGACCGGCACGGCGCTGCATCAAGGCGTCTACATGTGGTTCTCGGGACCCTGCTTCGAGACGCCGGCCGAGATCCGCATGGCGCGCATCATGGGCGCCAACGCCGTCGGCATGTCGACCGTGCCGGAAGTGATCCTCGCGCGCTTTCTCGGCCTCAAGGTCGCCGCCTGTTCGGTCATCACCAACCTGGCGGCAGGCATGACCGGGGCGGAACTCTCGCATCAGGAAACCAAGGACATGGCGCCGGTCGGCGGCGCGCGGCTGGCGACGATCCTGCGGCGCGTCTTCGAAAACGGCCTGGCCGAAAGCTGATGCTCCCGCAGGAAATCATCCGCCGCAAGCGCGACGGCCACAAACTCTCGGCGACGGAGATCGCGACCTTCATCGAGGGAGTTGCGGCGGGCACGCTCTCGGAGGGCCAGATCGGCGCCTTTGCGATGGCCGTGTTCCTGCAAGGCATGAGCCGTGAGGAAGCGATAGCGCTGACGATCGCCATGCGCGATTCCGGCGACGTGCTCGACTGGTCGGATTTGCCGGGGCCGGTCACCGACAAGCATTCGACCGGCGGGGTCGGAGACAATGTCTCGCTGATGCTGGCGCCGATCGTCGCTGCCTGCGGCGCCTATGTGCCGATGATCTCGGGCCGCGGGCTCGGCCACACCGGCGGCACGCTCGACAAGATGGATGCCATTCCCGGTTACATCACTCAGCCGGATTTGGCGCGCTTGCACAAAACCGTGCTGGAGGCCGGCTGCGCCATCATCGGCCAGACCGCCGATCTGGCGCCGGCCGACCGCCGGCTCTATGCGATCCGCGATGTGACGGGCACGGTGGAGTCGGTGCCGCTGATCACGGCTTCGATCCTGTCGAAGAAACTCGCCGCGGGGCTCGGTTCGCTGGTGCTCGACGTCAAGGTCGGCAACGGCGCCTTCATGGAGAAGTCGCGTGATGCGGCGGCATTGGCAAACAGCCTGGTCGAGGTCGCCAATGGCGCCGGGTTGAAAGCCTCGGCATTGGTCACCGGCATGAACGAGCCGCTGGCCTCGGCTGCCGGTAATGCGGTCGAAGTCCGGAACGCGGTCGACTTTCTCACCGGGCGGTTCCGCGACCGGCGGCTGGAGGACGTCACGCTGGCCCTGGCCGCCGAGATGCTGCAGTCGGCGGGTATCGTTTCGTCCAACCAGGACGGGCTCAGGCGGGCCGCCGAGACGCTTGCGGGCGGCCGCGCGGCGGCCGTGTTCTCGCGCATGGTTGCGGCGCTGGGCGGACCGGCCGATTTCGTCGAGCGTTCGGAGAAATACCTGCCCAAAGCGCCGATCGAACGGGCGGCAAAGGCGGGCGAGAACGGCTTCGTCACCGGCATCGCGACGCGCGACATTGGGCTTGTTGTCGTGGCGCTGGGCGGCGGACGCACGCGTCCGGACGACAAGATCGATCACGCCGTCGGCCTGACCAGGCTCTTGCCGGTCGGCGCGGAGGTGCGGGCGGGCGAGGCGCTGGCGCTGATCCATGCGCGAACCGAGGCGGAAGCGGAGAATGCGGCGATCGCGGTGCGTTCAGCCTACACGGTCGGAACGTCGAAGCCGTCGGCTGAAAAGACCGTGCTCAGGCGAATCCTGCTGCGCTGAGCGCCCTACTGCACGAGCAGCAGTTCGCCGTTTTCGACCTGATATTTCTGCAGCCTCTGCAGGAAGCTCATGCCGATCAGATTGGTTTGCAGCGCGCGGTCGTCGAGCACCACAGCCTGGACGTTGTCGACGGATATCTTGCCGATCTGCAGGCGTTCGAGGGTGACCACCGCGGCCTTGATGGGGCCGTTCGCCGTATTCACCTGCTGGGTAAAATCCGACTGGTTGAGCGAGATGCCGATCCGGCGCGCGGTCGAGGTGTTGATGGCGACCAGTGTGGCGCCGGTGTCGATCATGCCGTCGATCTGACGGCCGTTGAACCTGAACTGCGAGGTGAAATGGCCGCGCGCGTCGGCGCTGACCACGACCTTGCGGCCAAGCGGCAACAGCGTTGCCGGCTTGTCGGGGGCCGAGGCGAGACTGAGGTCCGGCTGGGCGTCCGGCGCCGCCGGCCTGGAAGCGACCGCCGACTTGAGCAGGCTGTCGACCAGTTGCGGATTCGATTGATAGATGATCGGGATCGATGCCGAAGTCCCGGTAAACACGCCAAGGATGAGAAGCTTGCGTAGCATGACTGGGCCTCGTGAAGGTCCATTCGTAGCGCCGGCATGGTGATTGCCGCTTTAACGCGCGGCGGAACCGCGCCCTTGCGTAAACGGCTGGTTAACGCCTTGCGCTCACTTGGTCCCGTACATGCGGTCGCCAGCGTCGCCGAGGCCGGGCATGATGTAGCCCTTTTCGTTCAATTGGCGGTCGATCGAAGCCGTGAAGATCGGGACATCCGGATGCGCCTTGGTGAAGCGCTCGATTCCTTCAGGTGCTGCAAGCAGGCAGAGGAAACGGATATTGGTCGCGCCGCGGCCCTTCAGCTTGTCGATCGCCGCGATCGCAGAATTGGCGGTGGCCAGCATCGGGTCGACGACGATCACGAGCCGGTCGGCCAGGTCGCTCGGCGCCTTGAAGAAGTATTCGACCGCTTCGAGCGTCTCGTGGTCGCGGTAGAGGCCGATATGGGCGACGCGCGCCGCGGGAACCAGGTCGAGCAGGCCTTCGAGCAGGCCATTGCCGGCGCGAAGCACGGAGGCGAAGACCAGCTTCTTGCCCTCCAGCACCGGCGCTTCCATCTCCTCGATCGGCGTCTCGATCGTGGTGGTGGTCAGCTCGAGTTTGCGGGTCACCTCATAACCCAGGAGCAACGAGATCTCGCGCAACAGCCGCCGGAAGCCGGCCGTCGACGTCTCCTTCTTGCGCATGATGCTGAGCTTGTGCTGGACAAGGGGATGGTCGACGACGGTGACGCCCTGCATGGTCTGCTCCAGAATGGTGAATGGTGAATGGTGAATAGTGAATAGTGAATAGTGAATAGTGAGGGGGTTTGCGAGTCCTGAGGGATCGACGATCGTGGTTGACAGGCGAAAAGCCGGCGAACCATCCATTCACCATTCACCATTCACCATTCACCATTCACCATTCACCATTCACCGGCCCTTCGCGTCGAGCCGGCTCAGCAGCGCCGCCTTGGTCTTGCGGTCGACGAAGGCCGCCTCGATCGCCGTTCTGGTTACAGCGGCAAGCGCCTTGTCATCCATCGCGAAATGCTCGGCGGCGAGATCGTATTCGCGTTTCAGCGAGGTCCAGAAATAGGGCGGGTCGTCGGAATTGAGGGTCACCTTGCAGCCGGCCGCGCGCAATGCCGGGAAGGGGTGCTCGGCGAAGCTTCCGAACACCTTGAGCGCGATGTTGGAGCCGGGGCAGCATTCCAGCACCACGCCCTGATCGGCGATGCGGCGGACGAGGTCGGGGTTTTCGATGGCGCGCACGCCATGGCCGATACGGGAGGGGCGGATATGGTCGAGCGCGGCGGCCACACTTTCCCAGCCCATCAGCTCGCCGGCATGGATGGTAATGCCCAGCCCTGCCTCGCGCGCAATCTCGAAGGCGCGGACATAGTCCTCGAAATCGCCGATCCGCTCGTCGCCGGCAACGCCGAAGCCTGTGACCAGCGGATGGCCGCAGCGCGCCGCGAAGCGCGCCGCCTGCTCGATTGCCTCGACGCCGACATGGCGCACGCCGGTGACGATCATGCGGCCTTCTATACCGGTCCTGGCCTTGGCCCGGACCATGCCTTCGCCAAGCGCGTCGGTATAGGCCTTGGGCGACAGGCCGGCCTTGACGGCATGATCCGGCGAGGTGAAGACCTCGGAATAAATGGCGCCGTCGCGGGCGAGGCTGGTCAGATAGTGGTCGGTCAGACGGGCGTAGTCCTCCTCGCTGCGGAACAGGTCTGAGGCAAAGTCGTAGGCCTCGAGAAAAGAGGTGAAATCGTGCCAGACGAAGGAGCCGTTCTGGATGTAGGCTGAAGGATCCTTGCCGTATTTGCGGGCTTGGGCGACGACGAGCTCGGGCGCCGCCGCCCCTTCGATGTGGCAGTGCAATTCCGCTTTCAAGACCATGCGACCGTTCCGTCCGGTATGCCGTTCCCGCTCGGATTCTGGTTGGAAAATCATGCGAGACTCTTCCCGAAACTGTCTGGAAGGCGCGGCCGAAAACCGCGCTTCCGACAATAGCGTTGCAACCATCGATCGGCTATGGTCCCGCCGGTTTTATGACGGATCACAACAATGTCAGTTGAGAGAACCACGGCCGCGGGCGGCATGGAAACCTCCTATGGTTTCAGAAAGGTGGGCGCGGGCGACAAGCAGTCGCTCGTCAACGACGTGTTCCACAAGGTGGCCAATCGATATGACCTGATGAACGATCTGATGTCCGGCGGGTTGCATCGGCTTTGGAAGGACGCGATGGTCGCGTGGCTCCATCCGCCGAAACGGTCGGGCTGGAAAGTGCTCGATGTCGCAGGCGGCACGGGCGACATCGCCTTCCGCATCGTCGAGGCGAGCGACCGCCTGGCGCATGCGACCGTGCTCGACATCAACGGCTCGATGCTCGAAGTCGGCCGCGATCGGGCGGCAAAGAAGGGTCTGTCCGACAACACCGATTTTGTCGAGGCCAATGCCGAGGCGCTGCCCTTCGGGGACAACACGTTCGACGCCTACACCATCGCGTTCGGCATCCGCAACGTGCCGCGCATCGATGTGGCGCTCGGCGAGGCGTTTCGCGTGCTGAAGCGCGGCGGGCGACTGCTGTGCCTCGAATTCTCAGAGGTCGAGATGCCGCTGCTCGACAAGGTCTACGAAGCCTGGTCGTTCAATGCGATCCCCGTGATCGGCAAGGCGGTGACCGGCGACGGCGAACCTTATTCCTACCTGGTCGAATCGATCCGCAAATTCCCCAACCAGGTGAATTTTGCTTCCATGATCACCCGCGCTGGCTTCGACCGCGTGACTTTCCGCAACTATTCGGGCGGCATCGCAGCACTTCATTCGGGCTGGAAGCTTTGAGGCGGGCAGCTTTGGCCATGAGCAGCGTTCGATGACCAGCGTCGGCGCCGCCTTTCGGCTCGCCAGGGCCGGCTGGGTGCTGGTCCGCGAGGGCGTCGTCGCGGCGCTGCCGGGCGAAGAGCTCTCCGGCATGCCGAAGCTCGGCTGGCGGCTGGCGCGGCTGCTGACCCGTCGCCGCGCGCGAGCCCACCAGCGTGGCGACCGGCTGGCGAAGGCGGTGGTCCGGCTCGGGCCGTCCTACGTCAAGCTCGGCCAGTTCCTGGCGACGAGACCGGATGTGGTCGGCAACGACATGGCGGTCGACCTGGCGCTGCTGCAAGACAAGATGCACACCTTCCCGACGGCTGCGGCGATCATGGCCGTCGAAGCCTCGCTCGGACGCGGGATCGGCGATCTCTATTCGCGCTTCGGCGAGCCGGTAGCGGCCGCCTCGATCGCCCAGGTGCACAGCGCCGAAGTCGTTCGTGACAGGGGACGGGCGCGGGTGGCCGTGAAAGTCATCCGGCCGGGTGTGCGCCGCCGCTTCTTCCATGATCTCGAGAGCTATTTCCTCGCTGCCCGTCTGCAGGAGAAATACGTTCCTTCCTCGCGCCGACTGCGCCCAGTCGAGGTCACCCAAACGCTGGCGCAGACCACCAAGATCGAGATGGACCTGCGGCTCGAGGCCGCCGCCCTGTCGGAACTCGGCGAAAACACCAAGGACGATCCGGGCTTCCGCGTGCCCGCCGTCGACTGGGAAC
Protein-coding sequences here:
- a CDS encoding ABC transporter permease, coding for MSTPYAKLPAWADYGLIPLINLSVAFVVAGFVVMLVGENPFRAAVILVEGAFGRGSGIAFTLFYATTFIFSGLSVAVAVHCGLFNIGGEGQGYIAGLGIGIVCLAFDSILPWWLTFPLAIIASAGMGALWALIPAYLQAKRGSHIVITTIMFNFIAASVMVYALVDVLKPAGSMAPQTRNFLPGAELPKLNWILELFGAKIRSAPLNVCFLLALAMAFLVWLLIWRTRLGYEMRTYGHSPKAARYAGISETRIILIAMVLSGALAGMMALNPVMGDQHNVALDFVSGAGFVGIAVALMGRSHPVGIVLAAILFGMLYQGGAELAFEMPAISRDMIVIIQGLVILFAGALEHMFRPYIQALFASFSPKSVGMQAVKGKGA
- the ubiE gene encoding bifunctional demethylmenaquinone methyltransferase/2-methoxy-6-polyprenyl-1,4-benzoquinol methylase UbiE; amino-acid sequence: MSVERTTAAGGMETSYGFRKVGAGDKQSLVNDVFHKVANRYDLMNDLMSGGLHRLWKDAMVAWLHPPKRSGWKVLDVAGGTGDIAFRIVEASDRLAHATVLDINGSMLEVGRDRAAKKGLSDNTDFVEANAEALPFGDNTFDAYTIAFGIRNVPRIDVALGEAFRVLKRGGRLLCLEFSEVEMPLLDKVYEAWSFNAIPVIGKAVTGDGEPYSYLVESIRKFPNQVNFASMITRAGFDRVTFRNYSGGIAALHSGWKL
- the deoA gene encoding thymidine phosphorylase, with the protein product MLPQEIIRRKRDGHKLSATEIATFIEGVAAGTLSEGQIGAFAMAVFLQGMSREEAIALTIAMRDSGDVLDWSDLPGPVTDKHSTGGVGDNVSLMLAPIVAACGAYVPMISGRGLGHTGGTLDKMDAIPGYITQPDLARLHKTVLEAGCAIIGQTADLAPADRRLYAIRDVTGTVESVPLITASILSKKLAAGLGSLVLDVKVGNGAFMEKSRDAAALANSLVEVANGAGLKASALVTGMNEPLASAAGNAVEVRNAVDFLTGRFRDRRLEDVTLALAAEMLQSAGIVSSNQDGLRRAAETLAGGRAAAVFSRMVAALGGPADFVERSEKYLPKAPIERAAKAGENGFVTGIATRDIGLVVVALGGGRTRPDDKIDHAVGLTRLLPVGAEVRAGEALALIHARTEAEAENAAIAVRSAYTVGTSKPSAEKTVLRRILLR
- a CDS encoding TIGR02281 family clan AA aspartic protease, whose product is MLRKLLILGVFTGTSASIPIIYQSNPQLVDSLLKSAVASRPAAPDAQPDLSLASAPDKPATLLPLGRKVVVSADARGHFTSQFRFNGRQIDGMIDTGATLVAINTSTARRIGISLNQSDFTQQVNTANGPIKAAVVTLERLQIGKISVDNVQAVVLDDRALQTNLIGMSFLQRLQKYQVENGELLLVQ
- the cdd gene encoding cytidine deaminase, whose amino-acid sequence is MSHDLFKAAKAAMTKAYAPYSKFPVGAALRTEDGRVFTGANVEVASYPEGWCAETTALAHYVMGGGGKITEIAVIAKRMAKCSPCGGCRQRLAEFCRPDTKLYLCDNGGVVETVTMGDMLPFGFKGDTLI
- the upp gene encoding uracil phosphoribosyltransferase; this encodes MQGVTVVDHPLVQHKLSIMRKKETSTAGFRRLLREISLLLGYEVTRKLELTTTTIETPIEEMEAPVLEGKKLVFASVLRAGNGLLEGLLDLVPAARVAHIGLYRDHETLEAVEYFFKAPSDLADRLVIVVDPMLATANSAIAAIDKLKGRGATNIRFLCLLAAPEGIERFTKAHPDVPIFTASIDRQLNEKGYIMPGLGDAGDRMYGTK
- a CDS encoding ABC transporter permease, giving the protein MDTFNAIIQVLDSTIRLSVPLLLACLAGLYSERAGIFDIGLEGKMLVGAFAGAAAASVFHSAWIGLAMAILIAIAFALVHGFASITHRGNQIVSGVAINFVAAGSTIILGQAWFEQGGRTPALQPGERFEAIIWPGADAVRGVPILGPIYSELISGHSILVYFAFAMVPFTWWVLFRTRFGLRMRAVGENPAAVDTAGISVAWLRYRALICTGVLTGVAGAYLSMVQNGGFVKDMTAGKGYIALAALIFAKWKPVNAMFACLLFGFLDALSIRLQGTPLPIIGKVPVQFMQALPYVLTVILLAGFIGKAIPPRAGGVPYVKER
- a CDS encoding purine-nucleoside phosphorylase, which translates into the protein MKEALDHLVEKLDGLAPATALVLGSGLGGLVDQVEDARRISYADLPGFPRSGVSGHAGEVVAGHFAGTPVLMLSGRAHYYEHGNAAAMRPALEVLAGLGISHLILTNAAGSLDPGMGPGSVMLITDHINFSGSNPLIGEPSDRRFVGLTGAYDAGLRKAVETAAEATGTALHQGVYMWFSGPCFETPAEIRMARIMGANAVGMSTVPEVILARFLGLKVAACSVITNLAAGMTGAELSHQETKDMAPVGGARLATILRRVFENGLAES
- a CDS encoding adenosine deaminase, whose product is MVLKAELHCHIEGAAAPELVVAQARKYGKDPSAYIQNGSFVWHDFTSFLEAYDFASDLFRSEEDYARLTDHYLTSLARDGAIYSEVFTSPDHAVKAGLSPKAYTDALGEGMVRAKARTGIEGRMIVTGVRHVGVEAIEQAARFAARCGHPLVTGFGVAGDERIGDFEDYVRAFEIAREAGLGITIHAGELMGWESVAAALDHIRPSRIGHGVRAIENPDLVRRIADQGVVLECCPGSNIALKVFGSFAEHPFPALRAAGCKVTLNSDDPPYFWTSLKREYDLAAEHFAMDDKALAAVTRTAIEAAFVDRKTKAALLSRLDAKGR